In Hylaeus volcanicus isolate JK05 unplaced genomic scaffold, UHH_iyHylVolc1.0_haploid 12237, whole genome shotgun sequence, the genomic stretch aaagaaagtaaacatgTAGTAGAAAGCATAAGAAAACTTTGTCTATGAAGTGTCAAGTTTCACTTTGTATAAGAAGACAGAATGCTTATCGAAAGCTACTTTCAAAACACTATACAAACACACCTGAGTGACAAAATGGCGTAAAATTTGAGTTCCAGCTTGccctttttttaaatgaccTGGAACAAGCTTCACTTTGTACTTATACGACTTGATACAAAACACAACAACATGTCACATAATTCACAATAGTAAGGATAATACCTGTAATGTAGTCCAAGGAGCGCAAACGGGAACGGCACAAACGAGCGTGAAATATTCTTGTGGTTGTTTTGTAAATCGTTGTAACTCACAAGTTAACTAaccaatttttttagaaagagAGCGACCGAGAGagaaatattacaagaaaGAAACAGTGATAGAAATACGCAGTGAGTACAAAAACTTCTGACAAATGTTTACCATTGGAACGGAAGAGGCAAGAGGTAAAGGTGCGTTGGACACTGTCGCAGGAATGTTTTGGTGACGGCTCCCACTTGTCGTTATAAGTGTCGTATGACAGTCTTTTGTCTAgccatttattcaattaaccattcataatttctttgtaGTACACAAATTACTTGAATAGTTGTAgaacaattttcttccaatgagcatttcgaaaattctttcaTCTAATGTTCCAGATaagaacaacatttttttttaaaactcatTATAGAAAGGAAAACACATTACTGGTTTTGAACCCAAAAGTTTCATACGTAAATCGCGTTCCTCAGGTTCCTTAAAAAGTTCTCagacttatttaaaaaaaaaaaaaaattttttttacttgatcgttatatttttctttcacacgttttaattttgattttttcccTCGAATAAGTGTAGGACATACGGAGGAAATAGGTTCTTTTTGTAAAGTATCACACTGCTTTCTTTCCTGACATGATTCTACTGACGCTTTACAATGTAAACtacgtttttcatttttctcttgtCTTTTCTTGTATTGTTCTTCTTGCTGTAATTTTAATGCTTCGTCttctttttccaattctttaataatttcatgttGATGAACTTGGGAGGGTAATTGAAGTTCGATGTGAAAACGTAGTggattttcgtttttattatcattcacAGGTGTGTCCCAATCCTTGACACCCTCCGATAACAAATCTTCACCcaacacaaataaaatacctaatccctttaattttttcagaaaaaacaTATTCAACGCTATACATTCAAATCTTATAAGCATCCCAATTACCATCTCAAGTTTTTCAGGAGgtagcatatttttttttcctcgaattATAAAAGACCCGGACATAATATATTCACCCGTTGGTGCTGTTTTTGAGACTTGAAACGGGTACACCCACCATGATCTTGTCATAAGCTACCAATCAtgcagaaaagaaaattcatacattaaaacaaaactgtttcttttttatttttagaagagTATGCtaaagtagaaaattaaatataggCCTCACTTTTGTCTTCCAACAAGAACTACGACAAACACTCATACGACCTACacatgaaaaaaagaaaagaaagcaaCCTAAAATCGTGTGAATAGTGAGCGAGGATTACCGGCTTCTTGTAGAGCAAGGAGaggaattgttttattttgaggATTTTTTATAATGCAGGCTGGTGAACCATGTGCGTCGGCGTGAACGAAAATATCATTCTAGACAGTTAAAAGTATATCACCATTccattattcattaaaataaaaacaaaagagaaattgaaatactttttctaAATAACGTTTATATAACATATCATTTTGAGTCGCATCTCTTCCGGCTATCACAAGAAAACCTTCTGAAGTAATAAACCTAACCATATGCACATCAGGTTGACCATAAAACTACAATCAATTGAAACTACCAGTTGAATTTCTCAAACCAGAACGTCTTTCGCAATCGACAAAGCCCATTTGATATACGCGTCTTACTACCCACAAGCATCTCATTCTACTCGTATGACACACAAAAACACATGTAAACTTGACGAGTTGAAATTTGGCTTATGATTTTCTTGCGCAtactttgctttttttttcggCTCCTCTGTTAGCTGCCTCCACCGCTACCACAACAGCGTGCTGCGTACGTTCAACTTTAGCCAACATTTGCTTTCGATTTTGATGCAACTCCGTTATGTTTTGATATAAGGAAAGACGTATATCTACTGGTACTGGAATAACAAAAGTGTCTGAAAGAAGGTCCGCTTCATCACAAGAAGATAGAAGAAGAGTCAGTGTGTTGTTCTCAAAGTCCATTTGGTGTATTAAAGAAGCTAAGGggtgttccttttttttttcctaacaaatatagaaaaaacaaagaattttttgtgTATTGAAACCGCAAAAACGTACGAGCTCGACGTGGTGCTTTAGTTCCCTCCATGAAACACCTGTACTCAGAGCAGCCTGTATCATTGTCAAACATTGATCCGCAGCGACTGCATTCTTTTCTAATAAACCTGCATATCTACAGTCACACTATGAAATAGAGGCAGTATACAAAttcttaaaagaaacaaaacataaTCACCACACGCATCAACAGaacaaaatgtatattgaaaaaaaaacacacaataACGGGAAAAAAAACCACTATACACACTAGAGAAGTAAAAAAGCGTTTCGTCTTTAGTGCATATTAACGCTTCTACGTTCACGTCCCGCTTCTACAGTACAGTAACGCTTCTACAGTACAGTAACGCTTCTACNNNNNNNNNNCGCTTCTACAGTACAGTAACGCTTCTACAGTACAGTAACGCTTCTACAGTACAGTAACGCTTCTACAGTACAGTAACGCTTCTACAGTACAGTAACGCTTCTACAGTACAGTAACGGGTTTACATTGGTACGTGACGCATTGCATTATCGtgcatttttttgttgaacAAAGTTaagacattattttaaaatgcaagGAGGTTAAAAGACACGTCATTGGAATGAACCCGCGTACCTTATAGAATCTTCCTGTTGTTTTGTTAAAGCGTCTATACGACTACATTGGAGGTgttcaaataaagaaaaaaattgttacgaaGCAGAGTgggaaaaacgaaacaaaaagtaCCGTTGTTGATCTGAGAGAATTTTTTCTGCTTTTGAATAATGCTGGTCTTTTAGCTGCTTTTTTGCTTTGTCTTGTTTTTCAAGCTCATCGTGGCTAAAAAAGTGGTCTAAAcactgaaaatgtttttttcacAGAAACAACGTGAACAGAAACCcatgacaaataaaataacatttaatcaATAAAGAAAGACTTATGTAATTTACAGtgggaaaaaaggaaaacacgTGAAGTTTTTTAGTAGACTCAGCGGTAGCATATTGCTCAAGAAAAATGggagaaaattctaaaaagcTTTCCTTTTCAAATGTTTGTAAAGAAGCTGTTTCATCCTTCTGTTCATCGTTAGTCAAGGGAGATGAGATAATTTCAGAAAGAATAAAGCCTTTAGATTGAAATTCGCAGGAGGGAAACAAATTTCGCCATTGgttttcattgatttcatGTCCGAAAAAGTTGTCAGAAACACTAACAGAAATCAGCTACACAGTGAAAAGATGCATTTTTGGACATATTCAACTAAAAGAAATCAGGAATCgtgattttttatatcaacTACCTTATcaaaacattcttttaaaataattacaatatacaaaaGACATTCTTGTATATCGCTTTCATTTGTAATGGAAgtataacattttttgaaagattCATTCACATTTGCAGTAGAACCTTGTTTTTTTTCAAGCATAAGTATGCCATGAGAAATTAAGGAACTATGAGCGAAAGGGAGAAGATATGAAATggcttgttttaaattaaaaccttttttttgtttttcagaaCTCGTGgattttgtttgcatttcttttgtttttccacTAAAAGTTAATCGTTCTTTTAAATGATGagatatacattttaaaacaacGTCTTTTTCCGTATCTTCAAAAGCAAGAGTTAACAGAATTGGATCCCGGACTAAAAGACTGTTGGAATAACACAAATGCACTGGATATGTTTCACCTTGAGCTAAACGCCCAGCTGCTTCAACATTCGAATGAGGAcctgaaaaaaatgtactataatttaattacattcagATATATTTAGCTTAGCTTacgtaaaattgaaagaattttataatcttCATCGGTCAATAAGACATTTCCCTGAAAGAAAACATGCAATTAGACACAGAGcgttaaacatttaataagcAAATGTCCTAGAGTGATATTTCAGGTAAGGATTTTGTTACCGATACGTAAAGctcaattattaaatgtgtTACAGAGGAACCagtttggaaaataaagtCTATAACACGATCAGCACCTAGCTGTTTGAAATCTAATAAGCGTCTTGTACGCAAAAATTTACGAAGACGCATCACGAATGCGGACGGTAACATATCTTTATCTCGCTGCCAATCAGTCGAATGAAACCGAATACCTGATTCAACAATTACTTGACATTTTTGATCACCTGctgcaaattttaataaatacaatctTTTTGatagatttaaattatatacgttTGCTAATCtcaaatttacaattttcggTTTTAATGCGTTCACACAACAACGTATATCAACCATTGTCATACGATATTTTTGTGTGGTCATCATGTTATAGCtcaataataagaaaagatactttatttttaggCACAATTTTAAAAGGTCTGATTTACAGGTCACCATGACTCGAACTTGTTTACGGTTTTCTTAAAAACAACatattataacaataattaatataagttATTATCActaagtttaaataaaagaataaaatggCGTGTGACtttgagaaatattataaGCTTGAAATTTATCATATTGCATAGGGTATGCACgctttttataataaacttaaCAGTCTcagtaaattatttcttacccTTCggcattttattaaaataaagtaatgaaaataaaaaaaaaaatgagttctTTTAACAACAATTCTTCTCtataaagataatttttttctaattctaaaaAAGTTTATGGTGGAAGTATTAACTGAAACAAcgggaaatttaaatgcaagGACCCTTTGTTGAAACTTATACGAAATACTAGGAAGATGACtaggaaaataaacgaaaccgAAGTGAAAAAATGTCTTCAAGACACAAGCCTCatagataattataattctcaTCCATGTATAAACAACCCTTTTGAAACTATGTATGAACTTACTTTAGGGCAAccttactacaaaaataaaagtgtcccGAATTCAGTGAATAATTTAAGTATGGGTTTAACTTTTGATAAAGATGCATTTCAAACAGAGTATAGAACTGCGTATAAAACGAAGGTTACTCTAGGCAAATACCTAACGAAAACATCTCGACCTTAGTCTTCTTACGTAAATGTCGAATTAGTgtgtttttaatcaaaagcCAAGTGTGCaatcaaaatgttttttgttGTTACTCGTGAAGCTAAATGCcgagtaaatttttttttgaataattagcCTCAAAATCAAAAGAATAATAAGACGTGTCCGTCATtagttttaaatttcaatattaaaaaaaaaaattgttcgtaatTTGTTCCAAAACCAAACACTAAGTGATAATGTGTACGTCGCTAGTTCccaaaaaaaaacgtaaaacgGGACTGTGTTCGGCATCAGTTGCAAAACCGATGTCCAATGGTGATTGTCCattaaatttcagaaagcCAAAGATCAAGTAACAGTGGGTTGACCACTATTTTAAACCATATGTCAAATGAGAAGACGTCCCTCATCAATTCTAAAACCAATCTCGAATAAGAAGGGGTCCCTTAtcgatttcaaagtaaatccAGAATAAGGAAGTGTTTTTTATTAGTCCCCCCAAAAATGTCACATAAGAGTGTGTTCTTATCAATCCTAATACCGAAACTTAAATAAGGCTGTGTTTTTTTAGTCCCAACACTGGATGTTGAGTGGGGGTCTCCAAGTCACTTTACTCAAAAGGAAAGTTGAGTGGAAGTGTGACGTTTACCTGTCCCAAATTCGAGTCATGGTTGAAAGTACTTCCGCTAGCGTTCCCAAACCGACATGGACAGAAGCAATATTTCGGAAAATCCCTTATTCAACACGGAGTAAGAGTATTTCAACCGTAAACTAAAtcgaatagaaaatgaaacaagcCTTTTTGCTAGTTCTTACGTAAAATGCCGAGTGGTAGTGTATTGGTGTCGGCGTCTTAAAGGGAATATGCGGCAGGAGTGATACAGATTAACTGATTCTACAACTTTTGCGTGCTAGCTGTTTTGTATATGTACCTTGTAAGACGCATGTGAAGCAGTAGACATGGACAAGAAATTGTCATGTGTCACATTTGTAAAGCGCAATCACTTGTaggatcaatttttttaaaaaagtccgTTGAAAgtgaaacattgtttaaatGTCTTTTGAAGCAGCTGTCGAGTTTGTGAAAAAATTACCTTCGGGAGAGGTGGACAATTCCATACGCcttgatttttataaattttataagcaAGCAACAGAAGGAGATTGTTCGTCTTACCCTCCTGTGTCAATAAATCCTAAGGAGCATATGAAATACAAGGCTTGGAAAAGTATCAAAGGAATGAACTGTGAAGACGCtaaaaaggaatatattaGTTTGCTCTCCAAACATATACAAGAGTGGGAAAAACAAACCGCGCagtaaaagattaaaaattttcggagtctttttattttaaataaaaaatttttttttaataaatgaaaaaaagtgttaaacaaaaaattaaaaaacgtaatttttttttcatctatacacttaaaaaataaacgtttttttcatagaaaaattttgcatataaaaaattataaagcatTTAATCTTTGTTAAGGTGATTATACAcattagaaatagaaaatgtttcgttcaTATTTCCTGTTTcagcataaataaaaaagggaCTACGTATGAGAAGTAAAACAATATAGCCACTTGTTCACTACTGGTGTCATATGCCATGTCTTTATATAgtattgaaacttttaagGAAACTCAACTGGAACCCAATGATTCTTTAGGACACTACGTGGTCTTCtcggtaataataattcaagaaaagCGATTAGAAATAAGAAGCCCGTCGttgaatgaattaataaaggataaaaatgaattgttggATTACTGTACAGTGGTTGTTGGTTAACAACAAGAGAATAAGATGAAATCgcctattaaaaaaaaaatcaatttgtttttaattggtaaaaaaaagtgttacCATAATGCAACCAGTAGTAAGTGGAAGAATTACGTGACAAATTTTGGAAAGACTTTGTCGTATAGGCGAAGTTGGCCGGATGAGAGTTACTATCataggaataaataatattaagcaAAGATTTCCcctataaacaaaaatcaataagAAAACGATTTATTGATTCAACAAATGAACAATCTATTTATATCTAATTCTACTTACAATCGATTTAATGTATTGCCGTCAAGTGgctcatatttaaaaatgagagACTCACTAAATTGTATTTGAGAAGGAAAATGAATAGTAGTGGCATATATAATGgaggtgaaaaaaaataaaatgaagaaggaGGAAATAAAGACAATAAGACGgtttaagaaaacaaaagcagcggaacgaacaaaaataaacctTTCTTCATCCAAAATGCTAGTATAGTACACCAAAAcacaaaatatgaataaaaaaattgctaCACTGCAATAATAGACGCCTAATTGAGATAAAAGAAATGCTGGTATATTATCTTTGTATGGagataaataagaaaaaggtTTTAGTTCCgtgtcttttaaaatattatcttcgGCACTGAacgttataataatacaagttAGGATTAAGGTATGAAAATACGCTAAACCATAAGAAAACAATTCTCTCCATagtgaaagtaaaaataatatataattgacATTAGCTGCCGCGGCAATTATGTATAGATATCTAATGATATCATCCTGATTTTcttgtttgtaaaaataaaatcctaacGTTGTTAAGAATGTACCCAAAAGAATTCCAATTATGGTAACATAAACTGGCATTTTAggcacatttttttctttcttttgagAAACTGCTTTCATCTTTGAtacttgaaaaagaaaactaatgTATACTTCGAAAGATtagtaaatacaaatttatattttataggaaacagaaaatttctgacccttttttttttttaagtgtagAAACTATTCTGTTTTAATTACTTGTCATGTAAATAAAACGTCTActatcttatttttatataacagtaaaacaaataaaacattacacTTCACATTAACAGTAACAATTACATTCAAAGAGAACATTTGATTTGCGcagtttttcattaaatttcgtttaattttttttctttaccgtCAAACAACgcgattttttcaaagaaattgttttctaataaaaattttattatattataccgtataatatatttttttcttgttaaaaaaatcGGTGTACTGTTTGAATAAATTCCTTTACGATAACAATGAGTGCGAACATGTTGTAACTCTGTCCCAGCGTCAAATCGTATTATAAGAgtaaatttatagaataaattttttatttaattttctcaaaactgtaaaacaaaaatcgctccgttataaaaaaattgtaatttcagtTAAAGATGAAAAGCTGAAGAATTTGTGCATGAATGAAAAACCTGAAAAAAGTTTTTAGAGACGACTTTTTTTTCATGcctcatattttttaaaatgtaaaagtgaAGTCGATTTTGACATAAATAGAATGAGATCATTtgcattgaatatttttttattaaaatttttatcttttaactATTAGAAACTGTAAGCAGTATACGATAACAGGAGTAAAAGTAACAATGAGCTGTAATAGAATTTCATCTGCGGTATAGTCATGTCAGTAGACCTAATTTGCCATACAACAGATATTATACGGCGGGTTTTCAGAAGTTGAAACTATTTAACAAAagtcattttcttttttagcaatttttcttataaaaaattatgaaagcaattattttaatgggGGGTTACGGAACACGTTTGCGTCCTTTGACATTAAGCGTTCCAAAACCcttaattcatttttg encodes the following:
- the LOC128884112 gene encoding ribosome quality control complex subunit NEMF-like isoform X1, yielding MVTCKSDLLKLCLKIKYLFLLLSYNMMTTQKYRMTMVDIRCCVNALKPKIVNLRLANVYNLNLSKRLYLLKFAAGDQKCQVIVESGIRFHSTDWQRDKDMLPSAFVMRLRKFLRTRRLLDFKQLGADRVIDFIFQTGSSVTHLIIELYVSGNVLLTDEDYKILSILRPHSNVEAAGRLAQGETYPVHLCYSNSLLVRDPILLTLAFEDTEKDVVLKCISHHLKERLTFSGKTKEMQTKSTSSEKQKKGFNLKQAISYLLPFAHSSLISHGILMLEKKQGSTANVNESFKKCYTSITNESDIQECLLYIVIILKECFDKLISVSVSDNFFGHEINENQWRNLFPSCEFQSKGFILSEIISSPLTNDEQKDETASLQTFEKESFLEFSPIFLEQYATAESTKKLHVFSFFPTCLDHFFSHDELEKQDKAKKQLKDQHYSKAEKILSDQQRRIDALTKQQEDSIRYAGLLEKNAVAADQCLTMIQAALSTGVSWRELKHHVELEKKKEHPLASLIHQMDFENNTLTLLLSSCDEADLLSDTFVIPVPVDIRLSLYQNITELHQNRKQMLAKVERTQHAVVVAVEAANRGAEKKSKNEMLVGSKTRISNGLCRLRKTFWFEKFNWFITSEGFLVIAGRDATQNDMLYKRYLEKNDIFVHADAHGSPACIIKNPQNKTIPLLALQEAGRMSVCRSSCWKTKLMTRSWWVYPFQVSKTAPTGEYIMSGSFIIRGKKNMLPPEKLEMGLGILFVLGEDLLSEGVKDWDTPVNDNKNENPLRFHIELQLPSQVHQHEIIKELEKEDEALKLQQEEQYKKRQEKNEKRSLHCKASVESCQERKQCDTLQKEPISSVCPTLIRGKKSKLKRVKEKYNDQEPEERDLRMKLLGSKPMKEFSKCSLEENCSTTIQTKDCHTTLITTSGSRHQNIPATVSNAPLPLASSVPMLTCELQRFTKQPQEYFTLVCAVPVCAPWTTLQSYKYKVKLVPGHLKKGQAGTQILRHFVTQTTSGVEKELIRCIPLNDMNQALSSNVRIVY
- the LOC128884112 gene encoding ribosome quality control complex subunit NEMF-like isoform X2, translating into MLPSAFVMRLRKFLRTRRLLDFKQLGADRVIDFIFQTGSSVTHLIIELYVSGNVLLTDEDYKILSILRPHSNVEAAGRLAQGETYPVHLCYSNSLLVRDPILLTLAFEDTEKDVVLKCISHHLKERLTFSGKTKEMQTKSTSSEKQKKGFNLKQAISYLLPFAHSSLISHGILMLEKKQGSTANVNESFKKCYTSITNESDIQECLLYIVIILKECFDKLISVSVSDNFFGHEINENQWRNLFPSCEFQSKGFILSEIISSPLTNDEQKDETASLQTFEKESFLEFSPIFLEQYATAESTKKLHVFSFFPTCLDHFFSHDELEKQDKAKKQLKDQHYSKAEKILSDQQRRIDALTKQQEDSIRYAGLLEKNAVAADQCLTMIQAALSTGVSWRELKHHVELEKKKEHPLASLIHQMDFENNTLTLLLSSCDEADLLSDTFVIPVPVDIRLSLYQNITELHQNRKQMLAKVERTQHAVVVAVEAANRGAEKKSKNEMLVGSKTRISNGLCRLRKTFWFEKFNWFITSEGFLVIAGRDATQNDMLYKRYLEKNDIFVHADAHGSPACIIKNPQNKTIPLLALQEAGRMSVCRSSCWKTKLMTRSWWVYPFQVSKTAPTGEYIMSGSFIIRGKKNMLPPEKLEMGLGILFVLGEDLLSEGVKDWDTPVNDNKNENPLRFHIELQLPSQVHQHEIIKELEKEDEALKLQQEEQYKKRQEKNEKRSLHCKASVESCQERKQCDTLQKEPISSVCPTLIRGKKSKLKRVKEKYNDQEPEERDLRMKLLGSKPMKEFSKCSLEENCSTTIQTKDCHTTLITTSGSRHQNIPATVSNAPLPLASSVPMLTCELQRFTKQPQEYFTLVCAVPVCAPWTTLQSYKYKVKLVPGHLKKGQAGTQILRHFVTQTTSGVEKELIRCIPLNDMNQALSSNVRIVY
- the LOC128884113 gene encoding uncharacterized protein LOC128884113, producing the protein MKAVSQKKEKNVPKMPVYVTIIGILLGTFLTTLGFYFYKQENQDDIIRYLYIIAAAANVNYILFLLSLWRELFSYGLAYFHTLILTCIIITFSAEDNILKDTELKPFSYLSPYKDNIPAFLLSQLGVYYCSVAIFLFIFCVLVYYTSILDEERFIFVRSAAFVFLNRLIVFISSFFILFFFTSIIYATTIHFPSQIQFSESLIFKYEPLDGNTLNRLGNLCLILFIPMIVTLIRPTSPIRQSLSKICHVILPLTTGCIMAISSYSLVVNQQPLYSNPTIHFYPLLIHSTTGFLFLIAFLELLLPRRPRSVLKNHWVPVEFP